In a genomic window of Cynocephalus volans isolate mCynVol1 chromosome 1, mCynVol1.pri, whole genome shotgun sequence:
- the LOC134391150 gene encoding heme-binding protein 2 produces MAELEPDPGAVETPGWKAPEAAGPQPGSYEIRHYGPAKWVSTSVESMDWDSAVQTGFTKLNSYLQGKNEKEMKIKMTAPVTSYVEPGSSPFSESTITISLYIPSEQQSDPPRPSESDVFIEDRAEMTVFVRSFDGFSSAQKNQEQLLTLASILREEGKVFDEKVFYTAGYSSPFKLLDRNNEVWLIQKNEPSKENE; encoded by the coding sequence ATGGCCGAGCTCGAGCCAGACCCCGGGGCCGTGGAGACGCCGGGCTGGAAGGCCCCGGAGGCCGCGGGCCCCCAGCCCGGAAGTTATGAGATCCGACACTATGGACCAGCCAAGTGGGTCAGCACTTCCGTTGAGTCTATGGACTGGGATTCAGCCGTCCAGACTGGCTTTACAAAACTGAACAGCTACCTTCAAGGCAAAAAcgagaaagagatgaaaataaagatgacagCTCCAGTGACAAGCTATGTGGAGCCCGGTTCGAGTCCTTTTAGTGAGTCTACCATTACCATTTCCCTGTATATCCCCTCTGAACAGCAATCTGATCCGCCCAGGCCTTCAGAGTCAGATGTCTTCATTGAAGATAGAGCTGAAATGACTGTGTTTGTACGGTCTTTCGATGGATTCTCTAGTGCCCAAAAGAATCAAGAACAACTTTTGACATTAGCAAGCATtttgagggaagaaggaaaagtttTCGATGAAAAGGTTTTCTACACTGCAGGCTACAGCAGTCCTTTTAAATTGCTTGATAGAAATAACGAAGTGTGGTTGATTCAGAAAAATGAACcctccaaagaaaatgaatga